The DNA window GTCTTCTTGTCCTGCTGGTTCTCGATGCTGGCGACCTGCAGGCCGCCGGCCGGGGTGACGGCGGCGTCGACGTTCTTGGCCTGCCGGGCGAAGCTGTCGAAGAAGGACTGCTTGATGGAGTCGGTGAAGATCAGCGTGCCGGCGACGAAGCCGACGCCGAGCAGCACGGTGATCGAGGACAGGAGCATGCGGGCCTTGTGGGCCCTCAGGTTCGCCAGCGCGGTCTTGAACATCGCCGGGTCACTCCCCCGCCGCGACGCGCTCGGGCCGGATCATGCGCAGCTGCGCGGTCACCGAGTCCGGCGTCGGGGAGAGCAGGTCGCCGCGCATGACACCGTCGGCCAGGAACACTACGCGGTCCGCTGCGCAGGCCGCGGTGGTGTCGTGGGTGACCATCACGACGGTCTGGCCCAGCTCGCGCACGCTCATCCGCAGGAACGCCAGCACCTCCGAGCCGGCCCGGGAGTCCAGGTTCCCGGTCGGCTCGTCCGCGAACACCACCTCCGGGCGGCTCATCAGGGCCCGGGCACAGGCCACGCGCTGCTGCTGGCCGCCGGAGAGCTCGCCGGGGCGGTGCTTGAGCCTCCCCTGGAGGTCCAGGACCCCGATCACCTGATCCCACCACTGCTTCGGCGGCTTCAGACCGGCCAGGTCCAGCGGGAGCAGGATGTTCTGCTCGGCGGTGAGGGTGGGGAGCAGGTTGAACGACTGGAAGATGAAGCCGATCCGGCGGCGCCGCAGCAGCGTCAGGGCCTTGTCGTTCAGCTTGGTCAGCTCCACCCCGCCGATCTGCACCGAGCCGGAGGTGGCGGTGTCCAGGCCCGCCAGGCAGTGCATCAGCGTGGACTTGCCGGACCCGGACGGGCCCATGATCGCGGTGAACTCGCCCTGGCCGAACCCGACGGTGACGCCGTCGAGGGCGCGGACCGCGGTGGCACCGGAACCGTAGGTCTTGACGAGGTCGCGGGCGAGGACCGCGTAGCCGCTCGCGGT is part of the Catenulispora sp. EB89 genome and encodes:
- a CDS encoding ABC transporter ATP-binding protein encodes the protein MSATTREPTASGYAVLARDLVKTYGSGATAVRALDGVTVGFGQGEFTAIMGPSGSGKSTLMHCLAGLDTATSGSVQIGGVELTKLNDKALTLLRRRRIGFIFQSFNLLPTLTAEQNILLPLDLAGLKPPKQWWDQVIGVLDLQGRLKHRPGELSGGQQQRVACARALMSRPEVVFADEPTGNLDSRAGSEVLAFLRMSVRELGQTVVMVTHDTTAACAADRVVFLADGVMRGDLLSPTPDSVTAQLRMIRPERVAAGE